Proteins from one Ricinus communis isolate WT05 ecotype wild-type chromosome 9, ASM1957865v1, whole genome shotgun sequence genomic window:
- the LOC107261775 gene encoding FGGY carbohydrate kinase domain-containing protein-like isoform X4, whose amino-acid sequence MSGSGSRSRKTPWSDTVPLPRPQQQKPNSSPLYHSPDPSSPFSVEMSTATVSAVPRRSVFLGVDVGTGSARAGLLDENGKLLGTSSSPIQIWKERDCVEQSSTDIWHAICAAVKSACSLANVSGQEVTGIGFAATCSLVAVDADGAPVSVSWSGDSRRNIIVWMDHRAVKQAEKINSSNSPVLQYCGGALSPEMQPPKVLLSFFLVLYLFVLVLKILQLLWVKENLQESWSMVFRWMDLSDWLSYRATGDDTRSLCTTVCKWTYLGHAHMQQMNEKDSQNMEACGWDDDFWEEIGLGDLIDGHHAKIGRSVAFPGHPLGSGLTPTAAKELGLEAGTPVGTSLIDAHAGGVGIMESVPLPDTYSDVKEHDKEAICHRMALVCGTSTCHMAVSQSKLFIPGVWGPFWSAMIPEYWLTEGGQSATGALLDYIIENHVASPRLANHAASQNISLFELLNNKLRTIMDDIKAPFLAALTQDVHVLPDFHGNRSPVADPKAKGIICGMTLDTSDRQLALLYLAAVQGIAYGTRHIVEHCNAHGHTIDMLLACGGLSRNPVFVQEHVDIIGCPIVLPRESESVLLGAAILGAVAAKKYASLSEAMRALNAAARFTLLNIKPIF is encoded by the exons atgtcTGGTAGTGGCAGTAGAAGCAGAAAAACTCCGTGGTCCGATACGGTACCGTTACCTAGACCACAACAACAAAAGCCCAATTCTTCTCCTCTCTACCATTCTCCCGATCCCTCCTCTCCTTTCTCCGTCGAGATGTCCACTGCCACCGTCTCAGCCGTTCCTCGTCGGTCCGTTTTTCTCGGAGTCGACGTCGGTACAGGAAGCGCACGCGCTGGTTTACTCGATGAGAACGGGAAACTCTTAGGGACGTCTAGCAGTCCAATTCAAATTTGGAAAGAACGTGACTGTGTTGAG CAATCGTCAACAGATATATGGCATGCAATATGTGCAGCTGTGAAGTCAGCATGTTCACTTGCAAATGTTTCTGGTCAAGAAGTTACTGGCATTGGTTTTGCTGCTACTTGTTCTCTTG tGGCTGTTGATGCTGATGGAGCACCAGTATCAGTTTCATGGAGTGGGGATTCAAGAAGAAATATTATAGTTTGGATGGATCATAGAGCTGTTAAACAAGCTGAGAAGATTAATTCTTCTAATTCACCAGTGTTACAGTACTGTGGTGGCGCCCTTTCTCCTGAAATGCAGCCTCCAAAG GTTCTTCTGTCTTTCTTTTTGGTGCTGTATTTGTTTGTGTTAGTATTGAAAATATTGCAGCTTCTATGGGTGAAAGAAAATTTGCAAGAGTCATGGTCCATGGTGTTTAGATGGATGGATTTGAGTGATTGGTTGTCATACag AGCAACGGGAGATGATACTCGTAGTCTATGTACCACAGTATGCAAATGGACATATCTTGGGCATGCACATATGCAGCAAATGAATGAAAAAGATTCTCAAAATATGGAAGCTTGTGGATGGGATGATGACTTTTGGGAAGAGATTGGCTTGGGTGATCTTATAGATGGTCATCATGCTAAGATTG GACGAAGTGTAGCTTTCCCCGGTCATCCTCTAGGTTCTGGTCTCACTCCTACAGCTGCGAAG GAACTAGGTCTTGAAGCTGGAACTCCTGTGGGGACTTCACTGATTGATGCTCATGCTGGTGGCGTGGGGATCATGGAAAGTGTCCCACTTCCTGACACATATTCTGATGTTAAAG AGCATGATAAAGAAGCAATATGTCATCGTATGGCTTTAGTCTGTGGTACTTCTACTTGTCATATGGCCGTATCACAGAGCAAGCTCTTCATTCCTGGGGTTTGGGGACCTTTTTGGTCAG CAATGATCCCTGAGTACTGGCTTACAGAGGGTGGACAGAGTGCTACTGGTGCATTATTAGATTACATCATAGAAAACCATGTTGCTTCTCCTCGCCTTGCAAACCATGCTGCTTCTCAGA ACATATCGCTATTTGAACTACTGAACAATAAATTGAGGACTATAATGGATGACATAAAGGCTCCATTCCTTGCTGCTTTAACACAAGATGTACATGTCCTTCCCGACTTTCATGGAAACAG GTCTCCTGTTGCAGATCCAAAAGCAAAGGGAATTATTTGTGGCATGACCCTTGACACAAGTGATAGACAATTGGCTCTTCTATACCTTGCTGCCGTGCAGGGTATTGCATATGGTACACGCCATATTGTGGAGCATTGCAATGCTCATGGTCACACA ATTGACATGTTGCTTGCATGTGGTGGCCTTTCAAGAAACCCTGTGTTTGTCCAAGAACATGTAGATATTATTG GTTGCCCTATTGTTCTACCACGAGAAAGTGAGTCTGTGCTATTGGGTGCTGCTATTCTTGGTGCTGTTGCCGCAAAAAAATATGCCAGTCTCAGTGAGGCCATGAGGGCCCTGAATGCAGCAG CTCGCTTCACTTTATTAAACATTAAACCAATATTCTAA
- the LOC107261775 gene encoding FGGY carbohydrate kinase domain-containing protein-like isoform X1, whose protein sequence is MSGSGSRSRKTPWSDTVPLPRPQQQKPNSSPLYHSPDPSSPFSVEMSTATVSAVPRRSVFLGVDVGTGSARAGLLDENGKLLGTSSSPIQIWKERDCVEQSSTDIWHAICAAVKSACSLANVSGQEVTGIGFAATCSLVAVDADGAPVSVSWSGDSRRNIIVWMDHRAVKQAEKINSSNSPVLQYCGGALSPEMQPPKVLLSFFLVLYLFVLVLKILQLLWVKENLQESWSMVFRWMDLSDWLSYRATGDDTRSLCTTVCKWTYLGHAHMQQMNEKDSQNMEACGWDDDFWEEIGLGDLIDGHHAKIGRSVAFPGHPLGSGLTPTAAKELGLEAGTPVGTSLIDAHAGGVGIMESVPLPDTYSDVKEHDKEAICHRMALVCGTSTCHMAVSQSKLFIPGVWGPFWSAMIPEYWLTEGGQSATGALLDYIIENHVASPRLANHAASQNISLFELLNNKLRTIMDDIKAPFLAALTQDVHVLPDFHGNRSPVADPKAKGIICGMTLDTSDRQLALLYLAAVQGIAYGTRHIVEHCNAHGHTIDMLLACGGLSRNPVFVQEHVDIIGCPIVLPRESESVLLGAAILGAVAAKKYASLSEAMRALNAAGQVIHPSKDPNVKRYHDAKYRVFRELYEQQLSQRALIAKALE, encoded by the exons atgtcTGGTAGTGGCAGTAGAAGCAGAAAAACTCCGTGGTCCGATACGGTACCGTTACCTAGACCACAACAACAAAAGCCCAATTCTTCTCCTCTCTACCATTCTCCCGATCCCTCCTCTCCTTTCTCCGTCGAGATGTCCACTGCCACCGTCTCAGCCGTTCCTCGTCGGTCCGTTTTTCTCGGAGTCGACGTCGGTACAGGAAGCGCACGCGCTGGTTTACTCGATGAGAACGGGAAACTCTTAGGGACGTCTAGCAGTCCAATTCAAATTTGGAAAGAACGTGACTGTGTTGAG CAATCGTCAACAGATATATGGCATGCAATATGTGCAGCTGTGAAGTCAGCATGTTCACTTGCAAATGTTTCTGGTCAAGAAGTTACTGGCATTGGTTTTGCTGCTACTTGTTCTCTTG tGGCTGTTGATGCTGATGGAGCACCAGTATCAGTTTCATGGAGTGGGGATTCAAGAAGAAATATTATAGTTTGGATGGATCATAGAGCTGTTAAACAAGCTGAGAAGATTAATTCTTCTAATTCACCAGTGTTACAGTACTGTGGTGGCGCCCTTTCTCCTGAAATGCAGCCTCCAAAG GTTCTTCTGTCTTTCTTTTTGGTGCTGTATTTGTTTGTGTTAGTATTGAAAATATTGCAGCTTCTATGGGTGAAAGAAAATTTGCAAGAGTCATGGTCCATGGTGTTTAGATGGATGGATTTGAGTGATTGGTTGTCATACag AGCAACGGGAGATGATACTCGTAGTCTATGTACCACAGTATGCAAATGGACATATCTTGGGCATGCACATATGCAGCAAATGAATGAAAAAGATTCTCAAAATATGGAAGCTTGTGGATGGGATGATGACTTTTGGGAAGAGATTGGCTTGGGTGATCTTATAGATGGTCATCATGCTAAGATTG GACGAAGTGTAGCTTTCCCCGGTCATCCTCTAGGTTCTGGTCTCACTCCTACAGCTGCGAAG GAACTAGGTCTTGAAGCTGGAACTCCTGTGGGGACTTCACTGATTGATGCTCATGCTGGTGGCGTGGGGATCATGGAAAGTGTCCCACTTCCTGACACATATTCTGATGTTAAAG AGCATGATAAAGAAGCAATATGTCATCGTATGGCTTTAGTCTGTGGTACTTCTACTTGTCATATGGCCGTATCACAGAGCAAGCTCTTCATTCCTGGGGTTTGGGGACCTTTTTGGTCAG CAATGATCCCTGAGTACTGGCTTACAGAGGGTGGACAGAGTGCTACTGGTGCATTATTAGATTACATCATAGAAAACCATGTTGCTTCTCCTCGCCTTGCAAACCATGCTGCTTCTCAGA ACATATCGCTATTTGAACTACTGAACAATAAATTGAGGACTATAATGGATGACATAAAGGCTCCATTCCTTGCTGCTTTAACACAAGATGTACATGTCCTTCCCGACTTTCATGGAAACAG GTCTCCTGTTGCAGATCCAAAAGCAAAGGGAATTATTTGTGGCATGACCCTTGACACAAGTGATAGACAATTGGCTCTTCTATACCTTGCTGCCGTGCAGGGTATTGCATATGGTACACGCCATATTGTGGAGCATTGCAATGCTCATGGTCACACA ATTGACATGTTGCTTGCATGTGGTGGCCTTTCAAGAAACCCTGTGTTTGTCCAAGAACATGTAGATATTATTG GTTGCCCTATTGTTCTACCACGAGAAAGTGAGTCTGTGCTATTGGGTGCTGCTATTCTTGGTGCTGTTGCCGCAAAAAAATATGCCAGTCTCAGTGAGGCCATGAGGGCCCTGAATGCAGCAGGTCAG GTCATTCATCCATCAAAAGACCCAAATGTGAAGCGGTATCATGATGCCAAATACCGAGTATTTCGGGAGCTTTATGAGCAGCAACTATCTCAACGTGCATTAATTGCTAAAGCTTTGGAATAG
- the LOC107261775 gene encoding FGGY carbohydrate kinase domain-containing protein-like isoform X2, giving the protein MSGSGSRSRKTPWSDTVPLPRPQQQKPNSSPLYHSPDPSSPFSVEMSTATVSAVPRRSVFLGVDVGTGSARAGLLDENGKLLGTSSSPIQIWKERDCVEQSSTDIWHAICAAVKSACSLANVSGQEVTGIGFAATCSLVAVDADGAPVSVSWSGDSRRNIIVWMDHRAVKQAEKINSSNSPVLQYCGGALSPEMQPPKLLWVKENLQESWSMVFRWMDLSDWLSYRATGDDTRSLCTTVCKWTYLGHAHMQQMNEKDSQNMEACGWDDDFWEEIGLGDLIDGHHAKIGRSVAFPGHPLGSGLTPTAAKELGLEAGTPVGTSLIDAHAGGVGIMESVPLPDTYSDVKEHDKEAICHRMALVCGTSTCHMAVSQSKLFIPGVWGPFWSAMIPEYWLTEGGQSATGALLDYIIENHVASPRLANHAASQNISLFELLNNKLRTIMDDIKAPFLAALTQDVHVLPDFHGNRSPVADPKAKGIICGMTLDTSDRQLALLYLAAVQGIAYGTRHIVEHCNAHGHTIDMLLACGGLSRNPVFVQEHVDIIGCPIVLPRESESVLLGAAILGAVAAKKYASLSEAMRALNAAGQVIHPSKDPNVKRYHDAKYRVFRELYEQQLSQRALIAKALE; this is encoded by the exons atgtcTGGTAGTGGCAGTAGAAGCAGAAAAACTCCGTGGTCCGATACGGTACCGTTACCTAGACCACAACAACAAAAGCCCAATTCTTCTCCTCTCTACCATTCTCCCGATCCCTCCTCTCCTTTCTCCGTCGAGATGTCCACTGCCACCGTCTCAGCCGTTCCTCGTCGGTCCGTTTTTCTCGGAGTCGACGTCGGTACAGGAAGCGCACGCGCTGGTTTACTCGATGAGAACGGGAAACTCTTAGGGACGTCTAGCAGTCCAATTCAAATTTGGAAAGAACGTGACTGTGTTGAG CAATCGTCAACAGATATATGGCATGCAATATGTGCAGCTGTGAAGTCAGCATGTTCACTTGCAAATGTTTCTGGTCAAGAAGTTACTGGCATTGGTTTTGCTGCTACTTGTTCTCTTG tGGCTGTTGATGCTGATGGAGCACCAGTATCAGTTTCATGGAGTGGGGATTCAAGAAGAAATATTATAGTTTGGATGGATCATAGAGCTGTTAAACAAGCTGAGAAGATTAATTCTTCTAATTCACCAGTGTTACAGTACTGTGGTGGCGCCCTTTCTCCTGAAATGCAGCCTCCAAAG CTTCTATGGGTGAAAGAAAATTTGCAAGAGTCATGGTCCATGGTGTTTAGATGGATGGATTTGAGTGATTGGTTGTCATACag AGCAACGGGAGATGATACTCGTAGTCTATGTACCACAGTATGCAAATGGACATATCTTGGGCATGCACATATGCAGCAAATGAATGAAAAAGATTCTCAAAATATGGAAGCTTGTGGATGGGATGATGACTTTTGGGAAGAGATTGGCTTGGGTGATCTTATAGATGGTCATCATGCTAAGATTG GACGAAGTGTAGCTTTCCCCGGTCATCCTCTAGGTTCTGGTCTCACTCCTACAGCTGCGAAG GAACTAGGTCTTGAAGCTGGAACTCCTGTGGGGACTTCACTGATTGATGCTCATGCTGGTGGCGTGGGGATCATGGAAAGTGTCCCACTTCCTGACACATATTCTGATGTTAAAG AGCATGATAAAGAAGCAATATGTCATCGTATGGCTTTAGTCTGTGGTACTTCTACTTGTCATATGGCCGTATCACAGAGCAAGCTCTTCATTCCTGGGGTTTGGGGACCTTTTTGGTCAG CAATGATCCCTGAGTACTGGCTTACAGAGGGTGGACAGAGTGCTACTGGTGCATTATTAGATTACATCATAGAAAACCATGTTGCTTCTCCTCGCCTTGCAAACCATGCTGCTTCTCAGA ACATATCGCTATTTGAACTACTGAACAATAAATTGAGGACTATAATGGATGACATAAAGGCTCCATTCCTTGCTGCTTTAACACAAGATGTACATGTCCTTCCCGACTTTCATGGAAACAG GTCTCCTGTTGCAGATCCAAAAGCAAAGGGAATTATTTGTGGCATGACCCTTGACACAAGTGATAGACAATTGGCTCTTCTATACCTTGCTGCCGTGCAGGGTATTGCATATGGTACACGCCATATTGTGGAGCATTGCAATGCTCATGGTCACACA ATTGACATGTTGCTTGCATGTGGTGGCCTTTCAAGAAACCCTGTGTTTGTCCAAGAACATGTAGATATTATTG GTTGCCCTATTGTTCTACCACGAGAAAGTGAGTCTGTGCTATTGGGTGCTGCTATTCTTGGTGCTGTTGCCGCAAAAAAATATGCCAGTCTCAGTGAGGCCATGAGGGCCCTGAATGCAGCAGGTCAG GTCATTCATCCATCAAAAGACCCAAATGTGAAGCGGTATCATGATGCCAAATACCGAGTATTTCGGGAGCTTTATGAGCAGCAACTATCTCAACGTGCATTAATTGCTAAAGCTTTGGAATAG
- the LOC107261775 gene encoding FGGY carbohydrate kinase domain-containing protein-like isoform X5 produces MSGSGSRSRKTPWSDTVPLPRPQQQKPNSSPLYHSPDPSSPFSVEMSTATVSAVPRRSVFLGVDVGTGSARAGLLDENGKLLGTSSSPIQIWKERDCVEQSSTDIWHAICAAVKSACSLANVSGQEVTGIGFAATCSLVAVDADGAPVSVSWSGDSRRNIIVWMDHRAVKQAEKINSSNSPVLQYCGGALSPEMQPPKVLLSFFLVLYLFVLVLKILQLLWVKENLQESWSMVFRWMDLSDWLSYRATGDDTRSLCTTVCKWTYLGHAHMQQMNEKDSQNMEACGWDDDFWEEIGLGDLIDGHHAKIGRSVAFPGHPLGSGLTPTAAKELGLEAGTPVGTSLIDAHAGGVGIMESVPLPDTYSDVKEHDKEAICHRMALVCGTSTCHMAVSQSKLFIPGVWGPFWSAMIPEYWLTEGGQSATGALLDYIIENHVASPRLANHAASQNISLFELLNNKLRTIMDDIKAPFLAALTQDVHVLPDFHGNRSPVADPKAKGIICGMTLDTSDRQLALLYLAAVQGIAYGTRHIVEHCNAHGHTIDMLLACGGLSRNPVFVQEHVDIIGCPIVLPRESESVLLGAAILGAVAAKKYASLSEAMRALNAAGQLASLY; encoded by the exons atgtcTGGTAGTGGCAGTAGAAGCAGAAAAACTCCGTGGTCCGATACGGTACCGTTACCTAGACCACAACAACAAAAGCCCAATTCTTCTCCTCTCTACCATTCTCCCGATCCCTCCTCTCCTTTCTCCGTCGAGATGTCCACTGCCACCGTCTCAGCCGTTCCTCGTCGGTCCGTTTTTCTCGGAGTCGACGTCGGTACAGGAAGCGCACGCGCTGGTTTACTCGATGAGAACGGGAAACTCTTAGGGACGTCTAGCAGTCCAATTCAAATTTGGAAAGAACGTGACTGTGTTGAG CAATCGTCAACAGATATATGGCATGCAATATGTGCAGCTGTGAAGTCAGCATGTTCACTTGCAAATGTTTCTGGTCAAGAAGTTACTGGCATTGGTTTTGCTGCTACTTGTTCTCTTG tGGCTGTTGATGCTGATGGAGCACCAGTATCAGTTTCATGGAGTGGGGATTCAAGAAGAAATATTATAGTTTGGATGGATCATAGAGCTGTTAAACAAGCTGAGAAGATTAATTCTTCTAATTCACCAGTGTTACAGTACTGTGGTGGCGCCCTTTCTCCTGAAATGCAGCCTCCAAAG GTTCTTCTGTCTTTCTTTTTGGTGCTGTATTTGTTTGTGTTAGTATTGAAAATATTGCAGCTTCTATGGGTGAAAGAAAATTTGCAAGAGTCATGGTCCATGGTGTTTAGATGGATGGATTTGAGTGATTGGTTGTCATACag AGCAACGGGAGATGATACTCGTAGTCTATGTACCACAGTATGCAAATGGACATATCTTGGGCATGCACATATGCAGCAAATGAATGAAAAAGATTCTCAAAATATGGAAGCTTGTGGATGGGATGATGACTTTTGGGAAGAGATTGGCTTGGGTGATCTTATAGATGGTCATCATGCTAAGATTG GACGAAGTGTAGCTTTCCCCGGTCATCCTCTAGGTTCTGGTCTCACTCCTACAGCTGCGAAG GAACTAGGTCTTGAAGCTGGAACTCCTGTGGGGACTTCACTGATTGATGCTCATGCTGGTGGCGTGGGGATCATGGAAAGTGTCCCACTTCCTGACACATATTCTGATGTTAAAG AGCATGATAAAGAAGCAATATGTCATCGTATGGCTTTAGTCTGTGGTACTTCTACTTGTCATATGGCCGTATCACAGAGCAAGCTCTTCATTCCTGGGGTTTGGGGACCTTTTTGGTCAG CAATGATCCCTGAGTACTGGCTTACAGAGGGTGGACAGAGTGCTACTGGTGCATTATTAGATTACATCATAGAAAACCATGTTGCTTCTCCTCGCCTTGCAAACCATGCTGCTTCTCAGA ACATATCGCTATTTGAACTACTGAACAATAAATTGAGGACTATAATGGATGACATAAAGGCTCCATTCCTTGCTGCTTTAACACAAGATGTACATGTCCTTCCCGACTTTCATGGAAACAG GTCTCCTGTTGCAGATCCAAAAGCAAAGGGAATTATTTGTGGCATGACCCTTGACACAAGTGATAGACAATTGGCTCTTCTATACCTTGCTGCCGTGCAGGGTATTGCATATGGTACACGCCATATTGTGGAGCATTGCAATGCTCATGGTCACACA ATTGACATGTTGCTTGCATGTGGTGGCCTTTCAAGAAACCCTGTGTTTGTCCAAGAACATGTAGATATTATTG GTTGCCCTATTGTTCTACCACGAGAAAGTGAGTCTGTGCTATTGGGTGCTGCTATTCTTGGTGCTGTTGCCGCAAAAAAATATGCCAGTCTCAGTGAGGCCATGAGGGCCCTGAATGCAGCAGGTCAG CTCGCTTCACTTTATTAA
- the LOC107261775 gene encoding FGGY carbohydrate kinase domain-containing protein-like isoform X6, translated as MSGSGSRSRKTPWSDTVPLPRPQQQKPNSSPLYHSPDPSSPFSVEMSTATVSAVPRRSVFLGVDVGTGSARAGLLDENGKLLGTSSSPIQIWKERDCVEQSSTDIWHAICAAVKSACSLANVSGQEVTGIGFAATCSLVAVDADGAPVSVSWSGDSRRNIIVWMDHRAVKQAEKINSSNSPVLQYCGGALSPEMQPPKVLLSFFLVLYLFVLVLKILQLLWVKENLQESWSMVFRWMDLSDWLSYRATGDDTRSLCTTVCKWTYLGHAHMQQMNEKDSQNMEACGWDDDFWEEIGLGDLIDGHHAKIGRSVAFPGHPLGSGLTPTAAKELGLEAGTPVGTSLIDAHAGGVGIMESVPLPDTYSDVKEHDKEAICHRMALVCGTSTCHMAVSQSKLFIPGVWGPFWSDISLFELLNNKLRTIMDDIKAPFLAALTQDVHVLPDFHGNRSPVADPKAKGIICGMTLDTSDRQLALLYLAAVQGIAYGTRHIVEHCNAHGHTIDMLLACGGLSRNPVFVQEHVDIIGCPIVLPRESESVLLGAAILGAVAAKKYASLSEAMRALNAAGQVIHPSKDPNVKRYHDAKYRVFRELYEQQLSQRALIAKALE; from the exons atgtcTGGTAGTGGCAGTAGAAGCAGAAAAACTCCGTGGTCCGATACGGTACCGTTACCTAGACCACAACAACAAAAGCCCAATTCTTCTCCTCTCTACCATTCTCCCGATCCCTCCTCTCCTTTCTCCGTCGAGATGTCCACTGCCACCGTCTCAGCCGTTCCTCGTCGGTCCGTTTTTCTCGGAGTCGACGTCGGTACAGGAAGCGCACGCGCTGGTTTACTCGATGAGAACGGGAAACTCTTAGGGACGTCTAGCAGTCCAATTCAAATTTGGAAAGAACGTGACTGTGTTGAG CAATCGTCAACAGATATATGGCATGCAATATGTGCAGCTGTGAAGTCAGCATGTTCACTTGCAAATGTTTCTGGTCAAGAAGTTACTGGCATTGGTTTTGCTGCTACTTGTTCTCTTG tGGCTGTTGATGCTGATGGAGCACCAGTATCAGTTTCATGGAGTGGGGATTCAAGAAGAAATATTATAGTTTGGATGGATCATAGAGCTGTTAAACAAGCTGAGAAGATTAATTCTTCTAATTCACCAGTGTTACAGTACTGTGGTGGCGCCCTTTCTCCTGAAATGCAGCCTCCAAAG GTTCTTCTGTCTTTCTTTTTGGTGCTGTATTTGTTTGTGTTAGTATTGAAAATATTGCAGCTTCTATGGGTGAAAGAAAATTTGCAAGAGTCATGGTCCATGGTGTTTAGATGGATGGATTTGAGTGATTGGTTGTCATACag AGCAACGGGAGATGATACTCGTAGTCTATGTACCACAGTATGCAAATGGACATATCTTGGGCATGCACATATGCAGCAAATGAATGAAAAAGATTCTCAAAATATGGAAGCTTGTGGATGGGATGATGACTTTTGGGAAGAGATTGGCTTGGGTGATCTTATAGATGGTCATCATGCTAAGATTG GACGAAGTGTAGCTTTCCCCGGTCATCCTCTAGGTTCTGGTCTCACTCCTACAGCTGCGAAG GAACTAGGTCTTGAAGCTGGAACTCCTGTGGGGACTTCACTGATTGATGCTCATGCTGGTGGCGTGGGGATCATGGAAAGTGTCCCACTTCCTGACACATATTCTGATGTTAAAG AGCATGATAAAGAAGCAATATGTCATCGTATGGCTTTAGTCTGTGGTACTTCTACTTGTCATATGGCCGTATCACAGAGCAAGCTCTTCATTCCTGGGGTTTGGGGACCTTTTTGGTCAG ACATATCGCTATTTGAACTACTGAACAATAAATTGAGGACTATAATGGATGACATAAAGGCTCCATTCCTTGCTGCTTTAACACAAGATGTACATGTCCTTCCCGACTTTCATGGAAACAG GTCTCCTGTTGCAGATCCAAAAGCAAAGGGAATTATTTGTGGCATGACCCTTGACACAAGTGATAGACAATTGGCTCTTCTATACCTTGCTGCCGTGCAGGGTATTGCATATGGTACACGCCATATTGTGGAGCATTGCAATGCTCATGGTCACACA ATTGACATGTTGCTTGCATGTGGTGGCCTTTCAAGAAACCCTGTGTTTGTCCAAGAACATGTAGATATTATTG GTTGCCCTATTGTTCTACCACGAGAAAGTGAGTCTGTGCTATTGGGTGCTGCTATTCTTGGTGCTGTTGCCGCAAAAAAATATGCCAGTCTCAGTGAGGCCATGAGGGCCCTGAATGCAGCAGGTCAG GTCATTCATCCATCAAAAGACCCAAATGTGAAGCGGTATCATGATGCCAAATACCGAGTATTTCGGGAGCTTTATGAGCAGCAACTATCTCAACGTGCATTAATTGCTAAAGCTTTGGAATAG